In the genome of Acidobacteriota bacterium, the window CACCGCTTGGCGAGAGGAGCTGCAGCTCGCGCTCGGCCACATCGCCTGGGCTCATCTCGACATCGGCGACCTCACCGCGGCGCGCCAGACCCTGCTCGAAGCACGGCACCAGGCACAGGTCTTGGTTCGGCTCGAGCCCGGCAACGCCGGCTGGAACCGAGAGCTCGCCGTCGCCCATGCCGGTCTCGCCGAGGCCTATCGGCGTGAAGGCCGACCGGACCTGGCGCTGCCCGAGCTCGAGGCGAGCCTCGCCATCGCCCGAGACCGGCACCAACGATTTCCCGACAACGCCTCCGCCGGCAACGATGTCGCCTGGGACCTGCTCGAGCTCGGCCGGCTGCATCGCGCCCTCGGAGCGCCGGATCAAGCCGGCGAAGCCTGGCGCGAGGCGGTCGGCATCATGCAGACGGTCCACCGCCGCCATCCCGATTCCTCCTACTACCTCGACACCCTGGTCCAAATTCTCCTCGAGCTCGACGAGATCGAGGCGGCGCGCCCCCTGCTCCGCCAGCTCGAAGCCGCCGGCTGGGCGGCGCCGGATCTCCAGGAGCTCGCCCGCAGCAAGGGCCTCGAGCCCACCAGCGACTCCTGACTCGACCCTCTCCTGTCCGGTGCACGACGCTTCCGTCGTGGACCGCGTTGACGGAGCTGCATGGGAGGCGGCTCCTGACACCACGAGAATCCAGGAGAACTACCCATGGACCTTCGATACCTTCGCCGATTGCTCTGCGTCGGCTGCTTTTTCCTCGTCTTCACCTCGTCCCTCGAGGGCGCCGAGATCACCGTCACCGCGGTCTCTGACGGCATCGTCGCCGACAATCGCTGCACCCTCCGGGAGGCCATCGAAGCGGCCAACACGGACAGCGCCTTCATGGGCTGCGATCCCGGCCTCGGCCACGACACCATCCTCTTCGTCCTCGAATCCACCTACGCCATCACCGTCGCCGGCGGCAACGAGGACGACAACCTCACCGGCGACTTCGACATCCGCGACGACGTCACCCTGCGACCGGCGGCGGGCCTCACGGCCACCATCAGCGGTAGCGACCTCGACCGCGTCTTCGACGTTCACGAGGGTGCCGACCTGACCATCGAAGGCCTCACGGTGGAGCAAGGCGACGGCGTGACCAGCGGCGGCGGCATCCAAACCCGCGAGTTGGCCAGCAAGCTGCGCCTGATCTCGGCGCGGATTGAAAGCAACCGCTCGACGCTGTTCGGCGGCGGTCTCTACCTCGCCGGCCCAGCCTGGATCACCGACTCGGTGATCGCCTTCAATCAGTCGCTCACCGGCGCCGGTGTCACCGCCGTCAGCGCCGCGCCGCTCGTGCTTCTGCGCACCGTCGTCGACGGCAATCTCGCCACCTCCGACGGCGGCGGCCTGAGCGTCATCGCGATGACCGCCCGAGACAGCGCCATCATCGCCAACCAGGCCGGCCGCCACGGCGGCGGCATCGAGTGGCGCAACGAAGGCTCGGCCGCCAGCCGTAGTGAATTGATCAACACCACCCTGGCCGAGAACGCCGCCGAAGCGGACGGCGGTGGCCTCTACTTCGACGGACCGGGCGACGTCGCCCTCTACAGCACCACAGTGGCCTGGAACTACGCCGACTACGACGAAAACGGCTCCGGCGACGGCGGCGGTTTCCACGTCGCCGACGGCAGCGGCAACCTCATCCTGCGCAACACGCTGGTGGCCCAGAACGAAGACCTCTCGATGGGTCCCTCACCGTCCCTGGCACCGGACTGCGTCGGCACCTTCCAATCCTTCGGCTACAACCTGCTGGCCGCCATCGATAGCGGCGACTGTTCCTTCACCGCCATCACCGGCGACCTCACCGGCACCATCTCCAGTCCCCTGGCCGCCAACATCGACTCCCTGCGTTTCGGCTGCGATCCCACGCCGGCAGTCCCCCTGCTGCTCGGCAGCCCCGCCCTCGACGGCGGCGATCCGGCCGGCTGCCTCGGCCCCGGCGGGATCCCCCTGGCCTTCGACCAGCTCGGCCAGCGGCGGGTCTGGGACGGCCCCGACCCGGACAGCATCGCGCGCTGCGACATCGGCGCCTTCGAGGCCGGCGCACCGGTAGCCCTGATCTTCGAAGACAGCTTCGAAACCGGCGACGTCTTGCTGTGGAGTCAGAGCCTGCGGCGCCCGGGAGCGGCTCCCCTCGGCGGCGGTTGCGGCGTTCCCGAGTAGAGCACCCCACCCCGAGGTCGTAGAATGACCTCAACAGGCAGCCCCGGCCGGCCCGGCGGCGCCATCGAGCGCCGCCTCCGGCCGGGTCGGTTCTTGGTCCCGGAACCACCACCGCTACAAGAGAGAGTCGCGACACCTGCAATGCGATGACGCGTCATCCGAGCTTGGCAACGCTGCCGGGCCCAGGTACTGTCTGTGGCTATGTCTGCCTGTGATTACGCCGATGAGAAATTCGCGGCTCGATACGCCGCTGACGGTCCAGCGCAATTCGTGCCGGGCTATCACTTCATGCATCAAATGGCGGTCCAGCTGATCGCGGAGTCCGTGAGCGACGAGGCGGCGGAGCTACTCGTGCTGGGCGCTGGCGGTGGATTGGAAATCGCCAGATTCGGCAGCGCCAAGCCGCACTGGCAGTTCACCGGCGTTGATCCTTCTCCAGAAATGCTGAACCAGGCTCGTGGCACCGTTCGCGAGGCTGGTGTCGAGGGTCGCGTGACGTGGGTGCAAGGCTACGTTGCCGATGCACCCATGAGGCCGTTCGATGCGGCGACCTGCTTGCTGACGCTGCATTTCATGGAAGACAACGGGGAGAAACTGGACGCCCTCGTGAATATCAAGGCGCGGCTCAAGAAAGGTGCGCCTTTGATCCTGGTGGATTTATGTCTGGACCAGAGCGCAGACGATTTTGACCTTCACCGGGATCGCTATGCCAGGTTTGCACTCGATTCAGGCGCGGCGGAAGAACTGGTTGAGCAAACGCGCGGACGGCTGAAGGACGTGCTCGCCACGGTGTCCGCCGAGCGCAACGTGGCTCTGCTCCGCGAGTCGGGTTTTTCGGGCATCGAGCTGTTCTACGCCGGTCTCTCCTGGCGCGGCTGGATAGCCTTCGCGTAAGAGGACTTCGGGCGTATGGGTAGTGGGCTAAGAAGTGGTGGCGTCCCTTCGGGAGGCTGACAAGGGCTAGCCTTCGCGGGCGAGAGCGGGATGAACCCGCCCAAAAGCCAAACGCCCCCGGCAGACGATTGCGCGTCTACCGGGGACTTGCCACCCATGGAGGAGCAAGCCCACCATGAGCGACCGCCCGAATTGTATCTTTGAAGACAGCGCCGGACTTCGCGAATCCTTCCTGCAGGAGATCCCGGCCGATCGGCGCCCCATCCTTCGAGAGCTCACTGACTGGATCCTCGAGCTATCCCGCGAGGCTCAGATGGTCGAGATTCCCGACGAGCCGAATCGGGAACACATGGCCGCCGTTGGTGCCGACCTCCGGCACTGCGCCAGCGCCCTCTACATGATCGCGTGGCACGGGACCGAGGCGGGCACCGACCCCGGTAGCCTTCGCCTTGTGGTGCTGGCCGGTGACCTCGCGCCGCAGGTTGAGGCGTTGGCGCGGGACATCGAGACCGCGCTACTGCCCAGCTAGCTCAGCACATTTCGCGAGGCCCAACGCCCGCACCGGGCGCCTCCTGGGCCTCGCCTACCCCCAGCACGTCAGAGCGTCGGAAGGCGATCGTCAGCGGGCTCCGGTGCTCCTGCATGGCCCGCTGGTACTCCTGTTCGGTGCAAATGACGACCAAGTCCCCAGTTACCCGAACCACTCGTCGAGATATCTCACCAAGGGCCGAGGAGAGTCTAACCACTTTACCTTCATATATTTGTGCGTCCATGAGGCCATCCTAGCAGGGCGGAGCCGTACCTCCTAGGAAAAATCTCCGCCGATACCGCTTGACACGTTACGGGTAATCACCTAGGTTACACCATGTAATTCGACTCGACGAGAGGTGCCGAGATGCCTGATGACCGACCTGCAGCAGCGTACGTTTCATACAAGACGCTTGAGAACGCGCTCGACCGATTGTCGGAGGGGCTCCCGAGCAAGGTCGACAAGTCCGCGTTCGAGAATCTCTCCGGCAGCAGCCAAAGCCAGCTCATTTCGTCGATGAAGTTCCTCCGGCTGATCGGAGATGAGCATGAGCCGGCGCCGATCCTCAAGGAGTTGGTGTCGAAGAATGAGCTTGAGCGCAAGTCATTGCTCCGGAAGGTCTTCGAGGACGCGTACGCCGAGATTTTCGCCCTGGACATCAAGAAGGCGACGCCCGCCCAGGTCAAGCAGATCATGGCCGAAAGCTACGGAGTAAGCGGTACTACCCTCCTGCGCTCTATGCGCTTTCTTCTCCAGGGTTTGGAGGCAATGGGGATTGAGGTTTCCCCTTACCTCAAGGAAACCAAGACGGCGAGACCGAAAAAGTCCACGCCCAACGGGAAGGCGAAGTCCAAGAGTAAGGCCCAGGCCAAACCGAAGGCGGCGAAACAGGACGAAGCGGCGGAGGCGCCGCGCAAGAGCAAGGTCCCCGAGGGGTTCGCTCGGCAGGAGATTCCTACGCTGAATGGCGCTTACATCGTCTACCCGGTCGACATGACGGAGCAGGACTTCGCGCTGTTCGAGGCCGCACTAGCCTTCATGAAGGCGGTAGTACAGCGGTAGTACAGAAGGGAGCGCAGGAATGAGGAGGGATTGAGGGCCGCGTCGGGCGGCCCGAATCAAAGCCGGGGCGGGCGAGGAGAGCTTGCAGGCATACCCCCCGCCCCGGCACTCGACATACCTGGAAGGCGGCTCGCTCTTGGTAGGGCAACAGAACTTAGAGATCTGTGGGCCGGATGCACCCGGCTGGGTTCGATCCCCCCGTCTTCCGCACTTATTCTAACTCGAATCCCCCTTCAGCTCTTCCCTGGCGGCCTCAATGAGCCTGGAACGCGTCCAAGCGGAGACGCTCAGCCCTGCGCGCTTGGCGGCCTTCTTGGCTAGCTCGTGGTCCGCCTCACGCATGCGGATTCGAATTGCAGCGTCGTACATCTCCTCTGGCTTCTTGGGCGGCCTACCGGTCTTAGGCATGACTAATCGTAGGCCGAAATAGGCCACAAATCAACCCTTGACGCGTAGACTTATTTGGCCTACAATAATTCCAATGACTTGAGAAAAAAACAACGACCCGCCAGTCGCGCCAACGACCAACGGGGCCAACCGCGACGCGATAGCGCCAACGGCTCACACCGGCATTCTAACGCGTCTCGATCTCACAGGAGACGCGACATGCCCAACCCGACTTGCCCCACCTGCGAAGCCACGATGCGGAGCCACGGAAAGCGCGCCGACGGACGGCGCCGGTTCAAGTGCTTCACCTGCAAGAAGGTTCACACCGAAGCTCGCGAGCACCTGTTCGGCGAGATGCGCGTGGACGAAGAGAAGGCCCTGATGGCGCTGGCGTTGCTCTGTGAGGGCTCCAGTGTCCGTGCCGTGTGCCGTGTGACGCACCTCCACAAGTCCACCGTCTTGCGCCTCTTGAAGCTGGCCGGTGACCGAGCCGAGCAGGTCATGCGGAACCGGATCAGGGACGTACCGGTCGAGGACGTAGAGTGCGACGAGACGTGGTCCTACGTGGGCCGCAAGGAGCGCTCGAAGAAGAAGGACGGCATCGAGGACCCACAGGAGGGCGACGCCTACGCCTGGATCGGCCTGTGCCGTTCCTCGAAATTGGTGCTCTGCTGGCACTTGGGACGCCGCAACAATCTAGGCGCTGATGCATTCGCCGAAAAGCTCGACTACGCGACGGCGGGCACTTCCAGATCAGCACCGACGGATTTCAGCCCTACTTCGACTCTTTGAACTACCACGTCGGCGCGCGGTCCGACTACGGCATCATCAAAAAGGAATTCGGCTATCACCCCGAGGGACAGCGCCACTACGCGCCGCCCGCTCTAATCAAGTCTGAGAAGGGTGTCGTCTTTGGCGATCCGGAGCCGGATCGCATCGGTACGTCGCGGGTGGAGCGCTGGAACCTGTCGTTGCGGATGGGCCTCAAGCGGACCTCGCGGCTAACGGTGGCCTTTTCGAAGTGCTGGGACAACCACAAGGCCGCGCTCGCGCTCTGGATCGCGTACTACAATTTCTGCAAGCGCCACCGCACCGTCAAAATGACGCCCGCCATGGCCTCAGAGATCACCCGCCGACCGTGGACCATGCGGGACCTGATGGCCGCTGGCGCCTAGCGACTGCTTTTCGCCGCGTCGCGCTGCCCCTTCCGGTATGCAGCGCGCACAAGGTTCATCAGTGTCGCGAATCTTCGCTTCTGGTGTGGGGTGGGTTTCTCGCGCCAGAATTGCTCGAAAAAGTGCGTGCGCACTTCCGGAGTCACGGGAGTCTTCACCTTCTCCCCGTCGATATTCAGTCGAATGAAAGTACTCTTTCGCTCGGCTGAAACTGTGACCTCTGTAATCGTGAACGTCACTTCGGTTTCAGTCATTTGAGCAAACTAGCACAACCGCCGACGCCCTCCGGCCTCGAGTGCTTCTAACCCGCCACCGCCGCGCCACCACTTCTTAGCCCACTACCGGCGTATGAGCCCGCGGGTTCCAGATAGACTCTCCATGCCCGAGTTTTGGCGTATCGCGCCATGCCTTCCCCGACTTCTCCTCCGAGGACCACCATGTTCAACAGCTTCGTTCGGTGCGCACCGCACCTCGGCACCCTGCTTGTTCTGTTCTCCTTCTTGTCGTCACCTGCGCCGGCACGCGGTGGCCTGATCGACCTCCAACTGTTGCAGATCTTGTTCGACGGCGCCGGTCTCCGAGGTGCGTCGGCAGTCGAGGTCAGCCCAGACGGTGCCCAGATGTACACGGTCGGCGGCCGCGGCTGCCTCCACGGCGCCACACGCGACCCGAGCACGGGGTCGCTGTCGTTTCTCCAGGTCTTTTGCGAGATCGAGGCGGAGATCGAGGGACTCGACGAAGCCCGGGACATCGTCTCGTCTCCCGACGGGGAGCACCTCTACGTCGCGGCGCTCGGGCTGACCGTGTTCGATCGCGATCCAGCCACGGGCCTCGTCGCGTTGTCCGATCGCGTCGTCGAGGGTCAAGGCGGTGCCACCGGGATCGCACAGCCGCGCGGTCTCGCGGTCAGCGGCGACGGAGCCTTCGTGTATGTGGCCGACTACGACGGCAACGCGGTGTCCGTGTTCGCCCGAGACAGCGCGACCGGTGGGCTCAGCTTCGTACAGGCGTTGTTCGAAGGTCAGGGCGGCGTCAGCGGAATAGCCTTGGCCCAACATGTCGCCCTCAGCCCGGACGGTACACACCTCTACGTCGTAGCGGGTGGAGCCTCCGGCTCCGTCGCCGTCTTCGCGCGCGACGCTGGCACCGGCACTTTGAGCTTCGTCCAAGCGATTCTCGATGGTCAGGGCGGCGCGGCGGGGCTCGCAGGCGCGTTGGCGGTCGACGTGAGTCCGGATGGCGACCACGTCTACGTGGTCGCTACGGTCGACAGCGCGGTCACCATATTCGCGCGCAACGGCGGGACGGGCATGCTGACCCATGTTCAAACCGTGGAGGACGACCTGGGCGGCATCAACCTTCTCGGCAACCCCCTCGGGTTGCGGATCCGGCCCGACGGCAGCGTCCTGGTGGTCAACACCTTTCCGGACAATGCGCTCGTGGTCTTTGCCCGCAACGCCATGACAGGAATGCTGACTTTGGTCGAGGAGAGCACCGGCATCAGCCTGGGCACCGACCTGAACAACCCGGGGCCGCCGGTTTTCGACCCGGATGGCGAACACCTCTACACCGCCAGCCGATTCGATCAGGCCATGGTCGTCGTCGCTTCGGCACCGTCCACGGGCGCCTTGAGTTTTGTGCAGCTCTTCGACGACGAGACTGAGCACAACGACGGGTTGTCTTCGGTCGATGGGTTGACCGTCAGCGCCGACGGACGCCACCTTTACACCACGGCCACCGATGGTGAGCGTGAGATCGGTCTCTATGCGCGCAATGCCGCCACCGGGCTCCTGGACTTTGTCGAAGTCGTCGCCGGTGATTCGCTGCCGGTGAGCATCAATGAGACCGCAGCACCGACCCTGTCACCCGGCGGCGAGCATCTCTACGTCTCGGAGCTCAGCACCCCCAATCTGATCGTCTTCGACCGCGACGCCGTCTCCGGCGCCCTCACCTTCGCCAGCGCTACACCACCCGAATCGGCTGCCGTCATCCGAGCGATGACGTTCTCCGCCGATGGCGGCTTCCTTTTCGCCGGCGACGACCTGAACGATGCCGTGCAGGTCTATGGGCGCGATCTGGCGACCGGGGCCTTGACCTTTCTTCAGACTCTGGTCGACGGCGTCGACGCGGAGGGCATCAACGATCCGCTGTCCCTCGTGTTGAGCCCGGACGGCTCGAGTCTCTATGTCGGCGGCGATGACGACGGCGCCATCGCACACTTCAGCCTCAATGCGACGATCGAGCCCCTGACCTTCGTCGGCCAGGTGGTCGATGGCACCGGTGGTGTCGAAGGCCTCGGCGGCGTGCGCGCCCTTGCCATGAGCCCCGATGGCGCGCAGCTCTACGCTGTGAGCGAGGACGACGCCGCCATCGCCGTATTCAGCCGCGAGCCGATCTCGGGCGCCCTCACCTTCGAGCAGGTCTTGGTCGACGGGGTCGACGGCGTCGATGGCCTCGATGGCGCACGGACGGTTTCGGTCACGCCGGACGGCCAGCTCGTCGTGGTTGGTTCCGGGATCGTCCCCCCTAGTAAGACGGGCGGTCAGGCCATCGTTCTCTTTCTCCGCGACACCGTCGACGGCAGTCTTCGCTTCGGCACGGTGATCGACCGACCCTTCGACACCAACGGTGAACGAACCGACCTCAATGAAGTGTCTGACGCCATCGTGACCGCGGACGGAGCCCACCTGGTGACGGCTCACCAGAACGCCAGTGCCCTGGCGGTTTATCGCCTGCCGCTACTCTTCGCCGACGGCTTCGAGTCGGGAGATACGACACGCTGGTCCAACACCGTGCCTTGAGCGAGCGACGCGAGCGGACCGCCTCGACGAGGGTCCCGTGACTTGGCAGGCCTTTGGTTCGCCCCTCCGGGCATCGCTTTCTGGTCGAGGTTCCTACATTCGCAGCTCCCACACCGCGTAGGCTGCTGCTGGCTATCTCCTGCGGTCCGGTGGATTCAGCCGGCAGCCGGTTCCAAACTCGAGTCATCGCAGGCTTGACAGAATCGGCCACAGAAGGAACAAAGTCCGCCACGAATTGAGCGGGGGCGTCGGTGGTAGGGTCTCGTCGAGCTCGAGAGCCAATCAACCGATCGAGGGCCCTGATGAGGAAGTTCCAGTTACTGACTCTTGGCGCCATCTTGCTTCTCGCCGTTGCAAACCAGGCGTGCACCGTGGCCGAGAGGCTTTCCTGCGGCGAAAAGCCGAAGGTCGACACGAGGCACAAAGAGCGACTTCAGGTGCGACTCATCGTCGAGCAGCACGGACAGACAGTGGTCGACGAAGCGACCATCGTCTGCCGAATCGTTGGTAGTGAATGCATCGAAGTGGGCGGGAATTGGTCCACGAAATGGCAA includes:
- a CDS encoding CSLREA domain-containing protein; translated protein: MDLRYLRRLLCVGCFFLVFTSSLEGAEITVTAVSDGIVADNRCTLREAIEAANTDSAFMGCDPGLGHDTILFVLESTYAITVAGGNEDDNLTGDFDIRDDVTLRPAAGLTATISGSDLDRVFDVHEGADLTIEGLTVEQGDGVTSGGGIQTRELASKLRLISARIESNRSTLFGGGLYLAGPAWITDSVIAFNQSLTGAGVTAVSAAPLVLLRTVVDGNLATSDGGGLSVIAMTARDSAIIANQAGRHGGGIEWRNEGSAASRSELINTTLAENAAEADGGGLYFDGPGDVALYSTTVAWNYADYDENGSGDGGGFHVADGSGNLILRNTLVAQNEDLSMGPSPSLAPDCVGTFQSFGYNLLAAIDSGDCSFTAITGDLTGTISSPLAANIDSLRFGCDPTPAVPLLLGSPALDGGDPAGCLGPGGIPLAFDQLGQRRVWDGPDPDSIARCDIGAFEAGAPVALIFEDSFETGDVLLWSQSLRRPGAAPLGGGCGVPE
- a CDS encoding methyltransferase, with the protein product MSACDYADEKFAARYAADGPAQFVPGYHFMHQMAVQLIAESVSDEAAELLVLGAGGGLEIARFGSAKPHWQFTGVDPSPEMLNQARGTVREAGVEGRVTWVQGYVADAPMRPFDAATCLLTLHFMEDNGEKLDALVNIKARLKKGAPLILVDLCLDQSADDFDLHRDRYARFALDSGAAEELVEQTRGRLKDVLATVSAERNVALLRESGFSGIELFYAGLSWRGWIAFA
- a CDS encoding DUF5343 domain-containing protein, with the protein product MPDDRPAAAYVSYKTLENALDRLSEGLPSKVDKSAFENLSGSSQSQLISSMKFLRLIGDEHEPAPILKELVSKNELERKSLLRKVFEDAYAEIFALDIKKATPAQVKQIMAESYGVSGTTLLRSMRFLLQGLEAMGIEVSPYLKETKTARPKKSTPNGKAKSKSKAQAKPKAAKQDEAAEAPRKSKVPEGFARQEIPTLNGAYIVYPVDMTEQDFALFEAALAFMKAVVQR
- a CDS encoding beta-propeller fold lactonase family protein, producing MFNSFVRCAPHLGTLLVLFSFLSSPAPARGGLIDLQLLQILFDGAGLRGASAVEVSPDGAQMYTVGGRGCLHGATRDPSTGSLSFLQVFCEIEAEIEGLDEARDIVSSPDGEHLYVAALGLTVFDRDPATGLVALSDRVVEGQGGATGIAQPRGLAVSGDGAFVYVADYDGNAVSVFARDSATGGLSFVQALFEGQGGVSGIALAQHVALSPDGTHLYVVAGGASGSVAVFARDAGTGTLSFVQAILDGQGGAAGLAGALAVDVSPDGDHVYVVATVDSAVTIFARNGGTGMLTHVQTVEDDLGGINLLGNPLGLRIRPDGSVLVVNTFPDNALVVFARNAMTGMLTLVEESTGISLGTDLNNPGPPVFDPDGEHLYTASRFDQAMVVVASAPSTGALSFVQLFDDETEHNDGLSSVDGLTVSADGRHLYTTATDGEREIGLYARNAATGLLDFVEVVAGDSLPVSINETAAPTLSPGGEHLYVSELSTPNLIVFDRDAVSGALTFASATPPESAAVIRAMTFSADGGFLFAGDDLNDAVQVYGRDLATGALTFLQTLVDGVDAEGINDPLSLVLSPDGSSLYVGGDDDGAIAHFSLNATIEPLTFVGQVVDGTGGVEGLGGVRALAMSPDGAQLYAVSEDDAAIAVFSREPISGALTFEQVLVDGVDGVDGLDGARTVSVTPDGQLVVVGSGIVPPSKTGGQAIVLFLRDTVDGSLRFGTVIDRPFDTNGERTDLNEVSDAIVTADGAHLVTAHQNASALAVYRLPLLFADGFESGDTTRWSNTVP